The following are encoded together in the Methanobrevibacter millerae genome:
- a CDS encoding ribose-phosphate diphosphokinase: MIISGSASQDLAAHVAKELGEELCYVEFKKFPDGERYLRVDGRVDEEVTIIQSTGYPQDENLMELLFLISNVKDLGAKYVRVVTPYLGYARQEKRFNDGEAISARIVTNLIEAAGADEFITFNIHEECVLDFFSIKTRNVSAMPAIASYIQKKYIKKEKDNPIIIAPDKGAYGFAREMAEIIGCDCTYLSKVRLGPDKVETRIVDVRCEGGDESTVNVDSVKGKNAFIIDDIIATGGTIVNAINILKQYGAKTVDVCCVHPILTNGGTVRIYSAGADKIIATNSLSSDTSRVSLAQSIADVLRE; the protein is encoded by the coding sequence ATGATTATAAGTGGTTCAGCTTCTCAAGATTTGGCAGCTCATGTTGCAAAGGAATTAGGGGAAGAATTATGTTATGTTGAGTTTAAAAAATTTCCGGATGGAGAAAGATACCTTCGCGTTGACGGAAGGGTTGATGAAGAGGTTACCATTATCCAATCCACGGGATATCCTCAGGATGAAAACCTGATGGAGCTTTTGTTTTTGATTTCAAACGTCAAGGATCTTGGAGCCAAATACGTTCGTGTAGTAACTCCTTATCTTGGCTATGCAAGACAGGAAAAACGTTTCAATGACGGCGAAGCCATATCAGCAAGAATCGTAACTAATTTAATCGAGGCTGCAGGCGCCGACGAGTTCATTACCTTCAACATTCATGAGGAATGCGTATTGGATTTCTTTTCAATCAAAACCAGAAACGTTTCAGCAATGCCTGCAATAGCTTCATATATTCAAAAGAAATACATCAAAAAGGAAAAGGACAATCCGATTATCATAGCTCCGGATAAGGGCGCTTATGGATTTGCACGTGAAATGGCAGAAATTATAGGATGCGACTGCACATATTTATCCAAGGTCCGTCTGGGACCGGACAAGGTCGAAACCAGAATCGTTGACGTCAGATGCGAAGGCGGAGATGAAAGCACAGTCAACGTGGATTCAGTCAAGGGCAAAAACGCCTTCATAATTGACGACATTATCGCTACAGGCGGAACAATCGTCAATGCAATTAACATTTTAAAACAGTATGGGGCCAAAACGGTTGACGTATGTTGCGTTCATCCAATATTGACCAACGGCGGAACCGTAAGGATTTACTCAGCCGGTGCGGATAAGATAATCGCAACAAACAGTCTGTCTTCAGACACCTCCCGTGTTTCACTGGCTCAAAGCATAGCTGATGTATTGAGGGAATAG
- a CDS encoding zinc ribbon domain-containing protein, translating to MTRICSRCEFENQDDYDYCAKCGTPLVEGLKPNNVIVVKAEPRLNKKIMILSYLITIFLSWSGFVVTVLTKHSSMGIFTFFGFFIPFYLIQAPIRELRRHGIIQLLIATVGVALSLYVMLN from the coding sequence ATGACAAGAATTTGTTCAAGATGTGAATTTGAAAATCAGGATGATTATGATTATTGCGCCAAATGTGGAACTCCGTTAGTGGAAGGCCTAAAACCGAACAATGTTATTGTCGTTAAGGCGGAACCAAGGCTTAATAAAAAGATAATGATTCTGTCCTATTTAATAACCATTTTCCTGTCATGGAGCGGTTTTGTCGTAACTGTCCTTACAAAGCATTCCAGTATGGGAATTTTCACATTCTTCGGATTTTTCATACCATTCTACCTTATCCAGGCACCTATAAGAGAACTTAGACGCCACGGTATCATTCAGCTGCTTATTGCCACCGTTGGAGTTGCTCTATCACTTTACGTGATGTTAAATTAA
- the uvrB gene encoding excinuclease ABC subunit UvrB has translation MKEFKLKSPYKPLGDQPKAIDSLVNGINDNLRDQTLLGVTGSGKTFTMANVIEKVQKPTLVISHNKTLAAQLYEEFKEFFPDNAVEYFVSYYDYYQPEAYVPRTDTFIDKEASINDDIDMMRHSATQSLLSRDDVIVVSSVSCIYGIGSPEDYGEFAFGIAVGDIYDRSEILKRLVFMQYERNDIEFDRGHFRVRGDVIEINPVHGTPPIRIELFGDEIDAISIIDRVTGKKQESLQRYMIFPAKHFVVGQDKMDVAISNIKAELNERLDELNAMNKFLEAQRLEQRTRFDIEMLQEMGYCPGVENYSMHLSGRKWGEKPYSLLKYFPEDFLTIIDESHVTVPQIRGMYNGDRARKETLVEYGFRLPSAKENRPLRFDEFESSVNQVIYVSATPGPYELARSRNVVEQIIRPTGLVDPEVIIRPVEGQVDDLLGEVKKRAERNERVLVTTLTKRMAEDLTDYYAKIGVKVRYMHSEIDTLERIDIVDDLRRGTFDVLVGVNLLREGLDLPEVSLVAILDADKEGFLRNETSLIQTIGRAARNVNGQVIMYVDKMTESVRNATDITRKRRYLQMKYNEEHGIVPKSTTRTLKEKTEAEEKIVSGADLSKMPKDELRLLIKDIESDMKEAAARLDFERAAELRNKLYALKGFEKS, from the coding sequence ATGAAGGAATTTAAACTTAAATCACCATACAAACCACTTGGTGATCAGCCAAAGGCCATTGACTCCTTGGTTAATGGTATCAATGATAATCTGCGCGATCAGACTCTTTTGGGAGTTACCGGTTCCGGAAAGACTTTCACAATGGCAAATGTCATTGAAAAGGTTCAAAAGCCTACTCTGGTAATTTCCCATAACAAGACGCTGGCAGCACAGCTCTACGAGGAATTCAAGGAGTTTTTCCCGGACAATGCCGTGGAGTATTTTGTCAGCTATTACGATTATTACCAGCCTGAAGCCTACGTGCCGAGAACCGACACATTCATTGATAAGGAAGCGTCAATTAATGACGATATAGACATGATGCGACATTCCGCAACCCAGTCTCTCCTTTCAAGGGATGACGTAATCGTTGTAAGCAGCGTAAGCTGCATTTACGGTATCGGTTCTCCCGAGGATTACGGTGAATTCGCATTTGGAATAGCCGTAGGTGACATTTACGACCGCTCCGAAATTCTAAAAAGACTTGTTTTCATGCAGTATGAGCGAAACGACATCGAATTTGACCGTGGACACTTCAGGGTCCGTGGAGATGTCATCGAAATCAATCCGGTTCACGGAACACCTCCGATAAGGATTGAACTGTTCGGTGATGAAATCGATGCCATAAGCATTATAGACAGGGTTACGGGTAAAAAGCAGGAAAGCCTACAAAGATACATGATTTTCCCCGCAAAGCACTTCGTGGTCGGTCAGGACAAGATGGATGTGGCTATTTCCAACATTAAAGCAGAATTAAACGAGCGCCTGGATGAGCTCAACGCCATGAACAAGTTTCTTGAAGCCCAAAGGCTGGAGCAGAGAACCCGCTTTGACATTGAAATGCTTCAGGAAATGGGATACTGTCCCGGCGTAGAAAACTATTCAATGCATCTTTCAGGACGGAAATGGGGAGAAAAGCCATATTCACTATTGAAGTACTTCCCTGAAGACTTTTTAACGATAATTGACGAATCACACGTAACCGTTCCTCAAATCAGGGGAATGTATAACGGAGACCGTGCACGTAAGGAAACTCTTGTCGAATATGGATTCAGGCTGCCTTCAGCAAAGGAAAACCGTCCGCTAAGGTTCGATGAGTTCGAATCATCAGTAAATCAGGTAATTTACGTATCGGCTACTCCCGGCCCATACGAGCTTGCAAGGTCACGTAACGTCGTGGAACAGATTATCCGTCCGACAGGTCTGGTTGACCCTGAAGTCATAATAAGGCCCGTTGAAGGCCAGGTCGATGATTTACTTGGCGAAGTTAAAAAACGGGCCGAGAGAAACGAACGTGTGCTGGTAACGACCCTTACAAAAAGGATGGCTGAGGACTTGACAGATTACTATGCCAAAATCGGCGTAAAGGTGCGCTATATGCACTCCGAAATCGACACTCTTGAAAGGATTGACATCGTCGATGACTTGAGAAGGGGAACATTTGACGTATTGGTTGGAGTTAATCTGTTAAGGGAAGGCCTGGATTTGCCTGAAGTCTCTCTTGTAGCAATTCTGGATGCCGACAAGGAAGGATTTTTAAGAAACGAAACCTCACTTATACAGACCATCGGACGTGCCGCAAGAAACGTAAACGGCCAGGTAATAATGTATGTCGACAAGATGACCGAATCCGTCAGAAACGCAACAGACATTACAAGAAAACGCCGCTACCTGCAGATGAAGTACAATGAGGAGCATGGAATCGTTCCTAAGTCAACCACAAGAACGTTAAAGGAAAAAACGGAAGCCGAAGAGAAAATCGTATCCGGCGCGGACTTAAGCAAAATGCCAAAAGACGAGTTAAGATTGCTGATTAAGGATATCGAAAGTGACATGAAGGAAGCTGCCGCAAGACTTGACTTTGAAAGGGCTGCTGAGCTTAGAAATAAATTGTATGCTCTTAAGGGATTTGAAAAGAGCTGA